One Mus pahari chromosome 10, PAHARI_EIJ_v1.1, whole genome shotgun sequence genomic window, TGGGGCACCCAGAGTGGCAGTGGACTTCATCCTCAGATGAATAACCAAGCATTCATAAAACCCTATGACTCATGAGGATGTGCTGTATGTCTTTACTGTATACTTCAAAGGCCTCTTCAGTTGTAAAGTTTTGCTTAACCGTGTCCTTCATTTCACATGAATTGTCTTCTTCCTACAGTCTTATAGAAAGCAACTTTGACATCCTTATTCCTCAGACTATAGATCAAAGGGTTCAGCATGGGCACAACAATGGTATAAAACACAGAGGACACCTTTCCTTGGTCCATGGAGCTGACTGATGATGGTTGAAGGTACATGAATGTTAAAGATCCAAAGAAGACAGCAACAGCCAAGATGTGGGAACTGCAAGTACCAAAGGCTTTGGACCTGCCCTCAGTGGAAGGAATACGGAGGATGTTGGCTATGATGAAGATGTAGGAACTGAGGATGGTCAGAGCTGGGACAGTAATATTAAATGAACTGAAGGAGAGTCCTAGTATTTCATTGATAAATGTACTGGAACAGGATTGTTCCAGTAGTGGTAAAAGATCACAGAAGTAGTGGTTTATATCATCAGCTTTGCAGAAAAACAGTCTAAGCAGGCAGACTGTTTCCCCTGTGGCGCAAACCAAGCCTATACTATACACCCCCACTACCATCCAGGAACACACTTTGTAGGACATGGTAACATTATACAGCAAGGGGTTACAGATGGCAACATAGCGATCATATGCCATGGCAGCCAGCATGTGGCACTCTGAAACG contains:
- the LOC110328071 gene encoding olfactory receptor 150-like; its protein translation is MAEGNYSIVTEFVLTGLTEKPALQLPLFFLFLGIYVVTVLGNLGMVMLILFCPHLHTPMYFFLSNLSFVDLCQSSVIMPKMLEKFVMVKSVISYAECMAQFYLFDVFAVSECHMLAAMAYDRYVAICNPLLYNVTMSYKVCSWMVVGVYSIGLVCATGETVCLLRLFFCKADDINHYFCDLLPLLEQSCSSTFINEILGLSFSSFNITVPALTILSSYIFIIANILRIPSTEGRSKAFGTCSSHILAVAVFFGSLTFMYLQPSSVSSMDQGKVSSVFYTIVVPMLNPLIYSLRNKDVKVAFYKTVGRRQFM